The stretch of DNA CGAAGACAATTTTGATTCTCTGGAGTCCGTTTCGCCGAAGACAACTATATTTTCCAGAAGTTTAAAATAAACCTCGTTCTGCTCTAAAGAAAAGTATAATGAATATGGATCACACTAGTAgctttgttattaattatttttctattggaGGAAATGGACCAGAGGAAGGAAAAAGTCACTCTGGTGAATGGACTGGCCCGTTAGGAGCCATTAATTATAACTTTATAACATTTATGGAAAGCAAAGAAAGAGGGAATCGGGAAAGGATAGCAAGAACGTTCGGTGACCGTGAAGCGGAGAGGGCGTACAGGCCTTGCGTCAGAAACCGCTTGATGGTTGCACCAGTGCTAGAGAAAATTCCCGAGGAACAGGAAGAAGAAACCGACGTCGGGATTTCTAAGCATCAAAACTTTGATCTTGAAGAAAATGCTGCAAAACTTGCCCTGCAGAGAAGTTCTCTAGACAAAACTCCAGTAAGTCTTATGGGTATAACTAAACCGAAAGACACTCGGAGTCTAGAGATCCTTCAAGGAGAAGAGAAAGAGGACGAAAGTGGTgacgaggaagaggaagaggaggatgatgTTCAGGATTCTTCAAAAAAACCTTGCTTATTAAAGATGACAGTAAGGAAGTACAAACAAGCTAAAGCTATTAATCATAGGAAAGCTGCCGATGACTTATTGTTATTACTGAGAAAGGAATTAAGATCTCTAGGATTTAACAAAAATATCACCTTGAGAGGCCATCTAGCAGGCCATGTGGAACGCCTGAAAAAAGCTAGAGGATCCCAAATTCCGATAGCATTGAAGCAAGTTCTGACTTGCCCATGCCGGAATAAATTGTCCCGTGGTGGCCGAGCTCAGCCAGTAAACAAAAAAGTGGATCGAATCGCTAAGAAAGAGGTGTGTCCTGCCAAGGAACACTTGGCAGTTTCTGCAGGGCTGAAGGAGCCAGAGCGAGTCCTTGAAGAAGAGAAGTGTCCTACGGAGCAATCCCTGGTTGTTTTTGCAGCACCGAAGGAGCCAGAGCGAGTCCTCGAAGAAGAGAATTGTACTACGGAGCAATCCCTGGTTGTTTCTGCAAGACCGAAGGAGGCagatgaaagagagaaaattaTGGATTCAACAACAGACCAACAGAAAGAAGAGGTGGCGAATCTCGAAAATGATAACaagaaaaaagataagaaaatcgaGTTTCTTGAAAATCAGCTGAAATTAGAGAGGGAgagtgagaaggagagggagagggagaggaagaaggagagggaAAATGAGAgggagaaaataaaaaatcttgaaaatcaGCTGAAattagagagggagagggagaaggagagggagagggagagagagaaggagagggaaaatGAGAGGGAGAAAATCGAAAATCTTGAAAATCTGCTGAaattagagagggagagagggaaggagagggatagagagaaggagagggaaaatGAGAGGGAGAGGATTAGGTTCCCAACCAAGATAACAAAGGTCTCGCCTATTAatttggaggaggaagagaaagaagaggcgaaggatgaagaaaaagaggaagagaaggaggaagcgaaagaggaggagaaggaggaggaagagaaagagagagaggaggaggaagagaaagagaaggaggaagagaaagagagagaggaggaggaagagaaagaaaaagaggaggaggaatggGAAGATAAGTTCTACCGAAGAGACGCCCTACCTCACATGATTCTAGGTTGCTCTGAAAATCCCACCGAAGAAGAGGCCatatacaattttaatcataactgTCAAACATGGCTTAGAAAATATGATACTTCCGACAAAATCAATGCCAAAGGCAACAAGGAAGCATTTCATAAGCTTGAAAAGGTTGGAGAAAGTTATTTCCATCTAACCTGTTCGAAGGAAGAACTTAAACTTATGAGAGAACTAATGAATCGAGGTCACGCTGATACGATGACCAAGGCCTGGTGCTTGATGAAAGACAGTTTCATATGTAGTAAGATAAATTTGAATGGCACCACCGAAAATTTGGGCAAAGAAGGGGACATTGGAGAATTGAAAGACCTAGAGGAAGGAAGTTCGTTAGTGCCAGAACACCAACAGTCAAAGAGTCGTCATAATCATACCTTGACTAAGTCAATAGACTTGGTGGAGGAGGCCAATTATGAGCAGAGGGACAAACTGAGAGTTATaatagaggaagaggaggaagaggatgaggaggaagaagaggagaaagaagaggagcaggagaaggaagaggagcaggaggaggaagaggaagaggagaaggaagaggagaaggaggaggaagaggaagaggagaaggaagaggaggaggaggaggaagaggagaaggaagaagaagaggagaaggaagaggagctggaggtggaagaggaagaagagaaggaagaggaagaagagaaggaagaggaagaggaagtaaACGACCAAGCTGAATTTAGAGAGGAGGTTAGTGGGCCAATATCAGAAGGGAAAATAAACCGCAGGCAACTTATCATGGACTCTTTAAGTGGACGTAATGATCAAACCTTAAGAGATATATTGCCTCGGGTGATATTCAAAGATCCCTTTAGGAGGGTAAAAAAAGATGATTTCGAAGACCAAGAAGAAAATCTCGAACAAGATTCAGAGCTTCCTATACCTCGTAAGGACAGCATATATTATCCGAGAGAGCCACGAAAATTTGACATCCTTAATGAAGACGAAAAAAGTCAACTCTTGAAGAAGATTGACTTTTACAAACAAAGTCTTCCATATCATGTAATTTTAGGATGCTCTGAGAACCCAACGAGAGAAGAAGTTGAAGAAAGCTACAAACATGCCATGAAATCATGGATTCAAATGTATGGACAGTTTAACATTAGACGTCGTGGATTTGAGGGAGCCGAGCTTGTCCTCGGAAAGCTGACGGAGGCTTATTTGTACCTTAAATCTTCAGAGGAAGAGCGACAACTTATTTTATATTTAGTGAATTTGCATAAATATACAGTGGCAAGAGCCTGGGACTTCTtaacaaaaaataatttctttgatgaaaaaaaagaaaacaaagatgaatattaagaaaatgggatgaatatagaaaaaaagttCTAAAAAACAGAAAATCCCcggtaagaaaatataattttgataatgataatagatttgaTGCGGATATTATAAGGTTTTAAAAGTTTTGGGTGTCTGTGTTAGTGTATAGAGAAGGATAGGCCTAGAGTATAAAGAAGGATAAAGAAGCAGCCCTGTGAAAACATGAAAGTGAGAAGGAACCATAAGAAAAGCTCCTATATCCCAAGCAAGGCTGAGCCACCTAATGTCAGGTGATAAGGTGGGACACCAAAAGACCTGGCAGACGGTACAAGTTAATTAACTGATTTAGAATACGGAGACGAAACCAACACTGAGgactaaaaaaaagttttttttttttgcagcagcaGCTATGGGAAGAGAAAATGGAGCTATGGGAAGAGGAGATACTGAGGGGGGATTATGAATTGTGGGAGTTGAATGTGGGCAAAAGACTACTTCAAAGAAGAAGGTTATCTTCACTGGGGTCCATTTAGTCAGTGATTGTGAGGATGAGGGCCCCCCACGAATGGCGATTTTGCCTCTCAAGGATGAAGAAAAACTTTTCCTTCAAGAAGAGTCAAAAGAGTAAAtgttgtgaaaaaaaagaaataatgaaagacaagaaacaaaaagtaaagaaaaaaattaaaaaacaaaaaaagagaaaaatctaaaaaaatatgtgtatatttattttgttCAGTTTCGATTTGAAAGgaatacttttttttcataaaaaggaagATAAGTTTTGTCAAGTTTAATTTCGATTTATTTTACGAGGAAAACGAGATAGCAGACTTTTCCAGGAGCAGATCTTTAGGATCTTTGACCTGACTGACTACTCCCCTTGAAGGGCGCTTGGATGCACGGCCCAGCTTGAGGAATGCAGTGCTTAACTCTCCAGCTTGGatgatgcttggaataatctgaaggacctatctcctggtccctggacaaggtgctccattttgcctctaacctggacaacaattcgtgccctctaaaagacttgactcaaaaatttatcttcctttttgctctcgcctcgggagcccgagtcagtgaaatagtggcattatcaagagaagagggtcatatcctattcgcaaatacaggagagcttaccctcttccctgatccgacgtttctcgctaagaattaactacccaccaagagatggggcccttggagaatctgccccctgaaggaagatatctctctatgcccagtggagagtcttaaggtctatcttcgaagaacttcagacttcggtggaggacaactcttcaaaggagaaacatcgggtagcgacctgtcactgaaccaactaagagcgaaaatcacctacttcattcgcagagcggatcctgacagtacacccgctggtcatgatcctagaaaagtagcgtcttctctgaacttcttccagagtatggatttcgaaagcctcaagagcttcacaggatggaaatcatcgcgcgttttcttcaagcactatacAAAGCAAGagcacgaagttaaacatttcgtggtagccgcaaatagtgttatgaaacctgctgtttaactctgcatagaactgcgagttacttgggactttaactctacgggtacctgtgttgaccctttAGTGATACatagattttagggatgagattgcggggattaGTTTGCAGGGATaaaaattttggggatgagattgcggggatgagtttgcagggatgagattttggggataagattgaggggatgagtttgcagggatgagattttggggatgagtttgcagggatgagtttttgaggatgagattgcagggatgagtttgcagggatgagattttggggatgagattgcggggatgagtttgcagggatgagattgcggggatgagattatggggatgagtttgcagggatgaaattttggagatgagattgcggggatgagtttgcagggatgagattgcggggataagattgcggggatgagattgcagggatgagattttggggatgagattgcggggctgagtttgcagggatgagattgcggggatgagattgcggggatgagtttgcagggatgagattttggggatgagattgcggggatgagtttgcaaggatgagattttggggatgagattgcggggatgagtttgcagggatgagattttggggatgagattgcggggatgagtttgcagggatgagattttggggatgagattgcggggatgagtttgcagggatgagattttggggatgagattgcggggatgagtttgcagggatgagattttggggatgagattgcggggatgagtttgcagggatgagattttggggatgagattgcggggatgagtttgcagggctgagattttggggaagagattgcggggatgagtttgcagggatgagattttggggatgagtttgcaggggtgagattttgaggatgagattgcaaggatgagtttgcagggatgagattttggggatgagattgcggggatgagtttgcagggatgagattgcagggatgagaatgtggggatgagtttgcagggatgaggttttggggatgagattgcggggatgagtttgcaggaatGAGATTggggggatgagattgcggggatgagattgcggggatgagtttgcagggatgcgattttggggatgagattgcggggatgagtttgcagagatgagattgcggggataggattgtggggatgagtttgcagggatgagatttttgggatgagattgcggggatgagattgcgAGATGattttgcagggatgagattttggggatgagattgcggggatgagtttgcagggatgagattttggggatgagattgcggggatgagtttgcagggatgagattttggggatgagattgcggggatgagtttgcagggatgagattttggggaagagattgcggggatgagtttacagggatgagattttggggatgagattgcggggatgagtttgcagggataagattttggggatgagattgcagggatgagtttgcagggatgagatttttgggatgagattgcggggatgagattgcgAGATGattttgcagggatgagattttggggatgagattgcggggatgagtttgcagggatgagattttggggaagagattgcggggatgagtttacagggatgagattttggggatgagattgcggggatgagtttgcagggatgagattttggggatgagattgctgggatgagtttgcaaggatgagattttggggatgagattgcggggatgagtttgcagggatgagattttggggatgagattgcggggatgagtttgcagggatgagattgtggggatgagattgcagggatgagattttggggatgagattgcggggatgagtttgcagggatgagattttggggatgagattgcggggatgagtttgcagggatgagattgtggggatgagattgcagggatgagattttggggatgagattgcggggatgagtttgcagggatgagattttggggatgagattgcggggatgagtttgcagggatgagattgtggggatgtgtTTGCAGGgatagattttggggatgagattgcggggatgagtttgcagggatgagattttggggatgagattgcagggatgagtttgcagggatgagattttggggatgagattgcggggatgagtttgcagggatgagattttggggatgagattgcggggatgagtttggaggatgagattttggggatgagaatgtggggatgagtttgcagggatgagattttggggatgagattgcggggatgagtttgcagggatgagattttggggatgagattgcggggatgagtttgcagggatgagattttggggatgagattgcggggatgagtttgcagggatgagattttgaggatgagattggggatgagtttgcagggatgagattttggggatgagattgcggggatgagtttgcagggatgagattttggggatgagattgcagggatgagattttggggatgagtttgcagggatgagattttggggatgagattgcggggatgagtttgcagggatgagattttggggatgagattgcggggatgagtttgcagggatgagattttggggatgagattgtggggatgagtttgcagggatgagattttggggatgagattgtggggatgagttggcagggatgagattttggggatgagattgcggggatgagtttgcagggatgagattttagggatgagattgcggggatgagtttgcagggatgagattttgtgaatgagattgtggggatgagtttgcagggatgagattttggggatgagattgtggggatgagtttgcagggatgagattttggggatgagattgcggggatgagtttgcagggatgagattttggggatgagattgcggggatgagtttgcagggatgagattttggggatgagattgcggggatgagtttgcagggatgagattttggggatgagattgtggggatgagtttgcagggatgagattttggggatgagattgcggggatgagtttgcagggatgagattttgtgatgagattgtggggatgagtttgcagggatgagattttggggatgagattgcggggatgagtttgcagggatgagattttggggatgagattgcggggatgagtttgcagggatgagattttggggatgagattgcggggatgagtttgcagggatgagattttggggatgagattgcggggatgagtttgcagggatgagattttggggatgagattgcggggatgagtttgcagggatgagattttggggatgagattgcggggatgagtttgcagggatgagattttggggatgagattgcggggatgagtttgcagggatgagattttggggatgagattgcggggatgagtttgcagggatgagattttggggatgagattgcggggatgagtttgcagggatgagattttggggatgagattgcggggatgagtttgcagggatgagattttggggatgagattgcggggatgagtttgcagggatgagattttggggatgagattgcggggatgagtttgcagggatgagattttggggatgagattgcggggatgagattatggggatgagtttgcagggatgagattttggggatgagattgcggggatgagtttgcagggatgagattttggggatgagattgcggggatgagtttgcagggatgagattttggggatgagattgcggggatgagtttgcagggatgagattttggggatgagattgcggggatgagtttgcagggatgagattttggggatgagattgcggggatgagtttgcagggatgagattttggggatgagattgcggggatgagtttgcagggatgagattttggggatgagattgcggggatgagtggggatgagtttgcagggatgagattttggggatgagattgcggggatgagtttgcagggatgagattttggggatgagattgtggggatgagtttgcagggatgagattttggggatgagattgcggggatgagtttgcagggatgagattttggggatgagattgcggggatgagtttgcagggatgagattttggggatgagattgcggggatgagtttgcagggatgagattttggggatgagattgcggggatgagtttgcagggatgagattttggggatgagattgcggggatgagtttgcagggatgagattttggggatgagattgcggggatgagtttgcagggatgagattttggggatgagattgcgggatgagtttgcagggatgagattttggggatgagattgcggggatgagtttgcagggatgagattttggggatgagattgcggggatgagtttgcagggatgagattttggggatgagattgcggggatgagtttgcagggatgagattttggggatgagattgcggggatgagtttgcagggatgagattttggggatgagattgcggggatgagtttgcaggg from Palaemon carinicauda isolate YSFRI2023 chromosome 5, ASM3689809v2, whole genome shotgun sequence encodes:
- the LOC137641106 gene encoding glutamic acid-rich protein-like; amino-acid sequence: MDHTSSFVINYFSIGGNGPEEGKSHSGEWTGPLGAINYNFITFMESKERGNRERIARTFGDREAERAYRPCVRNRLMVAPVLEKIPEEQEEETDVGISKHQNFDLEENAAKLALQRSSLDKTPVSLMGITKPKDTRSLEILQGEEKEDESGDEEEEEEDDVQDSSKKPCLLKMTVRKYKQAKAINHRKAADDLLLLLRKELRSLGFNKNITLRGHLAGHVERLKKARGSQIPIALKQVLTCPCRNKLSRGGRAQPVNKKVDRIAKKEVCPAKEHLAVSAGLKEPERVLEEEKCPTEQSLVVFAAPKEPERVLEEENCTTEQSLVVSARPKEADEREKIMDSTTDQQKEEVANLENDNKKKDKKIEFLENQLKLERESEKERERERKKERENEREKIKNLENQLKLEREREKEREREREKERENEREKIENLENLLKLERERGKERDREKERENERERIRKYDTSDKINAKGNKEAFHKLEKVGESYFHLTCSKEELKLMRELMNRGHADTMTKAWCLMKDSFICSKINLNGTTENLGKEGDIGELKDLEEGSSLVPEHQQSKSRHNHTLTKSIDLVEEANYEQRDKLRVIIEEEEEEDEEEEEEKEEEQEKEEEQLIMDSLSGRNDQTLRDILPRVIFKDPFRRVKKDDFEDQEENLEQDSELPIPRKDSIYYPREPRKFDILNEDEKSQLLKKIDFYKQSLPYHVILGCSENPTREEVEESYKHAMKSWIQMYGQFNIRRRGFEGAELVLGKLTEAYLYLKSSEEERQLILYLVNLHKYTVARAWDFLTKNNFFDEKKENKDEY